CGGATGTGTTGGCCGGCATATTCAAGCGCCATGCGCAGCTCTCGCTCGAACAACGCGTGGCCATTGAGCACGTGGTTTCCAGGGGGCGGATAGCGGCCGTGGTTGGCCGCGCCGGCGCCGGCAAGACGACCATGATGAAAGCGGCACGTGAGGCCTGGGAGAATGCCGGTTACCGCGTTGTCGGCGGCGCTCTGGCCGGCAAAGCAGCCGAAGGTCTTGAAAGGGAAGCAGGTATTACATCGAAGACCCTGTCTTCCTGGGAGATCCGCTGGAACCAGGGGCGGGATCTGCTCGACGACAAGACAGTGCTCGTGCTGGACGAGGCCGGCATGGTTGCCTCCCGTCAGATGGCGACATTCATCGAGGCCGTCTTGAGGGCTGGCGCCAAGCTTGTCCTTGTGGGCGATCCCGAGCAGCTGCAGCCAATCGAAGCCGGTGCCGCCTTTCGGGCCATTGCCGATCGTATCGGTTATGCTGAACTGGAAACCATCTATCGCCAAAAAGAGCATTGGATGCGCCTGGCGTCTCTCGATCTGGCACGGGGCCGGGTCGAGAAGGCACTGTCCGCCTATGCCGACAAGGACAAGCTGTTTGGGTCAGATCTCAAGGCCATGGCCATCGGCCATCTGATTGAGGACTGGAACCGCGACTATGATCCCCAAAAATCCACGCTGATCCTGGCGCATCTGCGACGCGACGTTCGAATGCTGAACGAACTGGCGCGCGCTAAGCTCGTCGAGCGTGGTCTGGTGGCGCCAGGCGAGTCATTCCGGACCGAACATGGCCAGCGTCGCTTTGCGGGTGGCGACCAGATCGTATTTCTCAAAAATGACAGTGGGTTGGGCGTCAAGAACGGCATGATCGGCAAAGTGATCGAGGCGCAGACCGGGCGCCTCGTGGTCGAGATCGGCGCCGGAACGGATATCAAGCGCGTGGCGGTCGAGCAGCGCTTCTACCGCAATCTTGATCATGGTTATGCCACAACGATCCATAAGTCGCAGGGTGCTACTGTCGAGCGGGTCAAGGTCCTGGCAACGCTTTCGCTGGATCGACACCTGACCTATGTGGCGATGACCCGGCACCGCGAAGATGTCGCACTTTATTACGGTCACCGGTCCTTCGGCATTGGCGGCGGCCTAATCCCGATCCTGTCAAAGGAGAATTCCAAACAGACCACGCTCGACTATGAGCACGGCACTCTTTATCGGCAGGCCCTGCGTTTCGCCGAAAGTCGCGGCCTGCATCTCGTTCGGGTCGCCCGCACGCTTGTGTATGATCGCCTCAACTGGGCACTGCGACAGAAAAACCGTCTTGCCGACCTGGGTCAGAAGTTGCGGGCTTTGGGCGTCCGGCTCGTCCATATCCAGGACCAGCAAATTGGCGATGACCGCGTCATCAAAAAGACCGCGCCTATGGTCGCGGGGGTCAGAGTGTTCGCTAACTCGCTCAGCAATGTTGTCGAAGAAAAGCTGCAGGCCGATCCTGCCATAACCAAGCTGTGGAAGGGCGTCTCCAACCGCTTTGGCCAGGTGTTCGCCGATCCCGAAAGCGCCTTCCGAGCCATGAATTTCGACAGCGTACTGAAGGACAAAGTCACGGCTGTCGAAACGCTCGAACGTCTTGGCCGCGAACCTCAATCCTTCGGGCCATTGCGGGGTCGGATTGGACTCTTGGCCGGCAGGGCCGACCGAGACGATCGGCGGGTGGCCGAGCGCAATGTCCCGGCACTAAAACTGGACGTTGCGCGCTATCTGCGGTTGCGGGAGTTGACGGTCCACAAGATCGAGGCCGAGGAGACTAAGCGTCGGCAGCGCGTGGCGATCGACATCCCCGCGCTTTCGCCCGCAGCTCATATGGTATTGACGAAAGTTCGCGACGCCATCGATCGCAATGATTTGCCAGCGGCACTCGGCTTTGCACTGGCCGACCGCATGACCAAAGCCGAGATCGATGGCTTCAACAAGGCTATTGCAGAACGCTTCGGGGATCGCGCCTTGTTGGCAAATTCGGCTCACGAACCGAACGGTTCGGCATTCGAGAAGGCGGCCCTGGGGCTCAAGCCCGCGGAACGCGAGAAGTTGGCCAGGGCATGGTCCACGATGCGAACGGCCCAGTACCTTGCGGCTCATCAGCGCTCGGTAGAGGCGCTCAAGCAAAGCCAAGCTACCCATTTGTCGCAGCGCCAGCACCCGGTTCTCAAATGAGACCGCGTCGGCGGGCAGGGGGGCTTATTGTTGCCAGTTTCGGGATCCTCGCGATGCTGTTCAGTGCTGGCTATTGGGGCGGCCTGCGGATCAATCTGACACCCAGCTATCCGATTGGCTTGTGGCGTATTGAACCACTCGAGCGGACCGCGGCTGTGGGCGACCTCGTGTTCATTTGCCCGCCCGACGGCGCGCCCTTTGTGCTGGCACTGGAGCGGGGCCATATCCGACCCGGGCTTTGCCCCGGCGGGATGGGACCCCTGATCAAGACCATCATGGCTGTCGGCGAGCAACAGGTCGACATTGCTGGATCGGTGACGATCGATGGCACGCCCCTGGCCCGTTCTGCCGTCCGGGGAGCCGACGCTGAGGGCAGGGCGCTACCCGACTTTGCCGGCGGCACCGTGCCGCCCGGATGGCTCTATCTGCATTCGGATTTTGCCGGCTCATTCGACTCCCGGTATTTTGGGTTCGTGCCGGCGGCTGGCCTGCTCGGGCTGGCACGACCAATGTTCACCTATGGCCCGTGATCTCATGCGCGGGCCCGCTGTCATTGCCGCAGCGGCAATTGTTGGAGTGGTTGCATGGAGCGGTAATGTGCTGGCCTTGCCGCTTGCCATGGTTTTTCCGGCGCTGTGGTCGTTTGCGCCATCAAGGGCAGCCGCCGGCATGGTCGCCGCGGCATATTTTCTTGCGGCTTCGCGTGGTCTGCCGCAGGGCGTGATGAATTTTTATGGTTCCGATGCTCTGCCGGCCATTGGACTGTGGGCCGGTGCATCGCTCGGTTTCGTGCTGGTCCACGCATTGCTCTGGACCTCGCGTCCGGGCTGGGGCAGGACGCTTCGCTACGGTGTGGCAGCTATGGCCATGAGCGGGCCACCTTTTGGAATTGTCGGCTGGGCCCACCCGATCACGGCGGCCGGTATAGTGTTCCCGACGTGGAATTGGCTGGGACTCGGCGCTGCTGCGATCGGCCTACTCGTCATGACAACGAGGTTGTGGCCGATCGCGATCCTGAGTCTTGGAGGCCTCTGGATCTGGTCCGCCGCAACGTGGACACAGCCACTAACGCCTGACGGGTGGGTTGGAGTCGACACCCAGTTTCGCGGTGCAGATGGCCAATATGCCGGTTACCTACAACAGCGTGACACCATTGGCCTCGTGAAGACCGCAGTGAGCAAAGGAGGGGAGGTCGTCATCTTACCCGAAAGCGCGATCGGTATTTGGACACCTACGGTCGAGCGGCTCTGGCGCGAAGCCTTGCAGGACACGGACACAATCGTGAATGCAGGCGCGGTTGTCATTGATGCCGCTGGCTACGATAACGTGATGCTCAGTTTGACGGGGGAGGGGGCGGACATTGTCTATCGGGAAAGAATGCCCGTACCCGTGTCCATGTGGCAGCCTTGGGCGGTCTGGACCGGCGAGACGGGGAGTGCACGGGCGCATTTTTTCGCCAATCCGGTCGTTGAATTCGGCGGTCGCCAAATTGCGCCGCTGATTTGCTACGAGCAGCTCATCATATGGCCAATACTGCAGTCGATGCTGTTTGCGCCCGAGATCATCATTGCCACGGGCAATGGCTGGTGGACCGAGAACACCACCATCGTGTCGATCCAGCAGGCCAGCACGGTCGCCTGGGCCAAGTTGTTCAATGTGCCGGTCGTTTTCGCCTTCAACACCTGAAGATTGGGTAGACCTGCCGTACGCTGGGACCAGCAGGACACGACGGCAATATGCGATGCTGGAGTAGTGATATAGCGCGATGGCTCTCAAGGTTCACCGGTGATTCAGCTGGCCCTCGCGAGGCTGTCTAGTGGTGCGATCAAATTGAGATCTTCCGAATGGGCCTGTTCGGCTCGCACCAGATCGTATGCGGACTGCATGTTCATCCAGAATTGAGCGGTCGTCCCTAGCACGCGCGACAGACGTAGAGCCGTGTCGGGCGTGATCGGCGTTTCCTCCTTCACGATGCGCTCAATCCGCGTACGGGGAACGCTGACACGCTTGGCAAGAGCACCGGCCGATAGATTAAGCGGCACAAGAAACTCTTCACGTAGAATCTCGCCAGGATGGATTGGCGGGTCAAAGGTCAAGGACATAATAGCCCTCCATGGGCTGCGACACGGATGGCCGCTATTCTAGTGGTAGTCGGTGATTTCGATGTCTTCAGCTGCGCCATTTGACCAACGGAAGCAAACGCGCCACTGGTCGTTGATGCGGATGGAATGTTGGCCGGAACGATTTCCTTTCAAGGCCTCCAGTTTATTGCCGGGCGGCATCAGCAAGTCCTGAAGAGCGGCAGCATTGGTGATCATGAAAAGCTTTCGGCGAGCCGCCTGCAGAACGTCAGTAGGGAAGCCCTTCGGCGCCTTGCCGGACGCTACGATCTGCAGCTGGATTCCCTTGAATGACTTTGCCAAGGTCGTGCCCTTCTATTATTTGTATCATGGCACGCTACTGACCAAGGGTCAAGTTTATTGTATCGTGCGACGATACACAGCCAGCGGTCACCGCCGTGGGCCATCTGCGATGGAAATGCTTGTCGCTGCAAGTGCGAACAATTCTCATTCACTGTTCGCATAATGTATCTTATGGAACTAAGATAACCAATTGATATTGCTATGATATTTTAAAGAGTGGCGTTCAAGCGCAGCTTGAGCGACACGCGGTAAGTGTCGCAACGCTACCGTCCTGGCATGCTCCGCATGCGTCGCGCCAAGCATCGGCCAATGCGAAATTTTGTGGCGCCCACGATCCCTCTGCAGCCGGCCCAACGGCCGCTTTCGGTGGGCCTCATTCTACCTCAGGGACCGTGCCATCTCTATGATCTCGTCTCGATTTGCCGTTGGATCTTCCTTGTTCCAGGCGATGGACAGGCCGACACTAAAGTCGACCCGCTCCACATTTCGGAAAACGACGTCTCGGTTGGGCAACTCTTGCATCCACTCGGGTACAAAACCGACCCCTAGGCCTGACGCAATCAGCGAGAAAAGCGACAGGGTGTCGTCACAAGTGTAAGCGATGCTATCGAGCAAATCCTGCTCCCGGAACATCTGGTAGAAATAATCCTCAGTGTAAGAGAGGTTCGATCTCGCAAACGCGATAATCTTTTGTGGTCGTAGATCGTCGATCGTGAGTTTCGGCAGTCGCGCGAGCGCAGAGTCCGACGCCATCGCGAGTACATACCGCTCATGGCCGATGCCTAAACATCGCAGTGAACCCAGATTCTCCAATGGCCGGATGAAGCCAACATTTACATTGCCCGCTTCGATCTCACGGATGATCGTTTCACTGGTGCCAGTCCGGACATGTATTTTTACATCAGGAAAGCGACGGCCGATCTTGGACAAGAAAGCTGGCAGCACTCCGAAGGTGGCAGGATAAATGGTGCCAATCGTGAGCTTCTTTAGGTCTTTCCCTGCAATGGCCTGGGCGACTAAGCGCGAGTTTTCGAGATCGCCCAAGATTCTCCGGCTTCGCTCATAAAAAACGGCGCCCGCCTTGGTCAACTGAACGCGCCGCGTCGAGCGGATCAGCAACTGAACACCAAGGTCGCGCTCAAGGTTCTGGATATGAATGGTCAATGCCGGCTGAGCTATATTAAAACGCGCGGCGGTCCGGCCAAAATGGAGCTCTTCGGCAAGAGCAACAAACAGAGAAAGCTGACGAAATTCCATTGCGGTCTGTAGCTCAAGTTAGCGCACTGCGTCCTTCCGCGATTATGGAAGCGACCTATTCATAAATCAATCGCCAACAATGTTGTGACGGGACTCCGGTTGGGCATAGTTCACAGGCCGAACTGTTCGCGAACACGGACATCCGCAGAGAGGGCGTTGTTCTCTGTGAGATGGATGATCGGGAGCTGGCGGAACCCGGAGTGCTCACCCCACAGCAGGAAGGCGACGTCGCAAAGGCACATTTCGATGATGCAACAAAGCAGCGACTTTGGCTCTCCATGCTGAGACTAGAAGGGCCAAGTCACC
This DNA window, taken from Devosia neptuniae, encodes the following:
- the traF gene encoding conjugative transfer signal peptidase TraF; the encoded protein is MLFSAGYWGGLRINLTPSYPIGLWRIEPLERTAAVGDLVFICPPDGAPFVLALERGHIRPGLCPGGMGPLIKTIMAVGEQQVDIAGSVTIDGTPLARSAVRGADAEGRALPDFAGGTVPPGWLYLHSDFAGSFDSRYFGFVPAAGLLGLARPMFTYGP
- a CDS encoding type II toxin-antitoxin system RelE/ParE family toxin; protein product: MAKSFKGIQLQIVASGKAPKGFPTDVLQAARRKLFMITNAAALQDLLMPPGNKLEALKGNRSGQHSIRINDQWRVCFRWSNGAAEDIEITDYH
- a CDS encoding HigA family addiction module antitoxin, encoding MSLTFDPPIHPGEILREEFLVPLNLSAGALAKRVSVPRTRIERIVKEETPITPDTALRLSRVLGTTAQFWMNMQSAYDLVRAEQAHSEDLNLIAPLDSLARAS
- a CDS encoding conjugal transfer protein TraB encodes the protein MARDLMRGPAVIAAAAIVGVVAWSGNVLALPLAMVFPALWSFAPSRAAAGMVAAAYFLAASRGLPQGVMNFYGSDALPAIGLWAGASLGFVLVHALLWTSRPGWGRTLRYGVAAMAMSGPPFGIVGWAHPITAAGIVFPTWNWLGLGAAAIGLLVMTTRLWPIAILSLGGLWIWSAATWTQPLTPDGWVGVDTQFRGADGQYAGYLQQRDTIGLVKTAVSKGGEVVILPESAIGIWTPTVERLWREALQDTDTIVNAGAVVIDAAGYDNVMLSLTGEGADIVYRERMPVPVSMWQPWAVWTGETGSARAHFFANPVVEFGGRQIAPLICYEQLIIWPILQSMLFAPEIIIATGNGWWTENTTIVSIQQASTVAWAKLFNVPVVFAFNT
- the traA gene encoding Ti-type conjugative transfer relaxase TraA, which gives rise to MAITHFTPQLIGRGSGRSAVLAAAYRHCTRMEYVAEARIVDYSNKGGMIHEEFMLPPDAPAWIRDLVADRSVAGAAEVFWNKVEAFEKRQDAQFAKEFIVALPVELTVAQNIALMRQFVLEHVSARGQVADWVYHDEPGNPHVHLMTSLRPLSDNGFGPKKVALISDGGEVARNKAGKIIYQLWSGEKTEFLAQRQGWLDLQNQHLALAGLDIRVDGRSYATREIELVPTSRIGVAAKAMQRKADEAGRPPALERLELFEARREENARRIQRRPEIVLELITSEKSLFDERDIAKVLHRYVDDAGTFRHLMARILQSPEAVRLEREAIDFATGEAIRAKYTTRELIGIEAEMAKGAMKLASTGGFGAGADVLAGIFKRHAQLSLEQRVAIEHVVSRGRIAAVVGRAGAGKTTMMKAAREAWENAGYRVVGGALAGKAAEGLEREAGITSKTLSSWEIRWNQGRDLLDDKTVLVLDEAGMVASRQMATFIEAVLRAGAKLVLVGDPEQLQPIEAGAAFRAIADRIGYAELETIYRQKEHWMRLASLDLARGRVEKALSAYADKDKLFGSDLKAMAIGHLIEDWNRDYDPQKSTLILAHLRRDVRMLNELARAKLVERGLVAPGESFRTEHGQRRFAGGDQIVFLKNDSGLGVKNGMIGKVIEAQTGRLVVEIGAGTDIKRVAVEQRFYRNLDHGYATTIHKSQGATVERVKVLATLSLDRHLTYVAMTRHREDVALYYGHRSFGIGGGLIPILSKENSKQTTLDYEHGTLYRQALRFAESRGLHLVRVARTLVYDRLNWALRQKNRLADLGQKLRALGVRLVHIQDQQIGDDRVIKKTAPMVAGVRVFANSLSNVVEEKLQADPAITKLWKGVSNRFGQVFADPESAFRAMNFDSVLKDKVTAVETLERLGREPQSFGPLRGRIGLLAGRADRDDRRVAERNVPALKLDVARYLRLRELTVHKIEAEETKRRQRVAIDIPALSPAAHMVLTKVRDAIDRNDLPAALGFALADRMTKAEIDGFNKAIAERFGDRALLANSAHEPNGSAFEKAALGLKPAEREKLARAWSTMRTAQYLAAHQRSVEALKQSQATHLSQRQHPVLK
- a CDS encoding LysR family transcriptional regulator — encoded protein: MEFRQLSLFVALAEELHFGRTAARFNIAQPALTIHIQNLERDLGVQLLIRSTRRVQLTKAGAVFYERSRRILGDLENSRLVAQAIAGKDLKKLTIGTIYPATFGVLPAFLSKIGRRFPDVKIHVRTGTSETIIREIEAGNVNVGFIRPLENLGSLRCLGIGHERYVLAMASDSALARLPKLTIDDLRPQKIIAFARSNLSYTEDYFYQMFREQDLLDSIAYTCDDTLSLFSLIASGLGVGFVPEWMQELPNRDVVFRNVERVDFSVGLSIAWNKEDPTANRDEIIEMARSLR